The following proteins come from a genomic window of Malus sylvestris chromosome 4, drMalSylv7.2, whole genome shotgun sequence:
- the LOC126617963 gene encoding (+)-neomenthol dehydrogenase-like isoform X3, which yields MAEATKRYAVVTGANKGVGFGTVKQLVSNGIMVVLTARDEKRGLEALEKLKEFGVSDRVVFHQLDVTNSADIASLADFVKTQFGKLDILKPDEINWSEISMTPNYELAEECLKTNYYGPKSLTEALLPLLQLSDSPRIINVSSGAAKLMNFPNGWAKEVLSDAESLTEERIDAVLSEFLEDYKQGLLETKRWPLIFPAYKVSKAALNAYTRTLAKKYPKFCVNCGSPGSVKTDMTFNYGILTIDEGAESIVRLALLPNGGPTGLYFVRKEVTPF from the exons ATGGCAGAAGCAACAAAGAG GTATGCAGTTGTGACAGGGGCTAACAAAGGGGTTGGATTTGGCACAGTTAAGCAGTTGGTTTCAAATGGGATCATGGTGGTGTTAACTGCTAGAGATGAGAAGAGGGGTCTTGAAGCtcttgaaaaattgaaagagtTTGGCGTCTCCGACCGCGTGGTTTTTCATCAGCTTGATGTAACAAATTCGGCTGACATTGCTTCccttgcagattttgtgaaaacccaATTCGGGAAACTCGATATCTTG AAGCCTGATGAAATCAATTGGAGTGAAATATCGATGACACCAAACTATGAGTTAGCAGAAGAATGCCTGAAAACAAACTACTATGGTCCCAAAAGTTTGACTGAGGCGCTTTTGCCCCTCCTCCAGCTATCTGATTCGCCAAGAATCATTAATGTTTCTTCCGGTGCTGCTAAGCTAATG AATTTTCCAAATGGCTGGGCTAAAGAGGTACTTAGCGATGCTGAAAGCCTTACAGAAGAGAGAATAGATGCTGTTTTGAGTGAGTTTCTGGAAGACTATAAACAAGGCTTGCTCGAAACCAAAAGATGGCCTCTTATCTTCCCAGCTTATAAAGTATCGAAAGCAGCCCTGAACGCGTACACTAGGACTCTGGCCAAGAAGTATCCAAAATTCTGCGTCAACTGTGGCAGCCCTGGATCAGTCAAAACAGATATGACCTTCAATTATGGCATCTTAACCATTGACGAAGGAGCTGAGAGCATTGTCAGGTTGGCGCTACTCCCCAATGGTGGTCCTACTGGCCTCTACTTTGTTCGGAAAGAAGTGACACCTTTTTGA
- the LOC126617963 gene encoding (+)-neomenthol dehydrogenase-like isoform X1, whose protein sequence is MAEATKRYAVVTGANKGVGFGTVKQLVSNGIMVVLTARDEKRGLEALEKLKEFGVSDRVVFHQLDVTNSADIASLADFVKTQFGKLDILVNNAGINGSIVNPESFRSAVIGKKPDEINWSEISMTPNYELAEECLKTNYYGPKSLTEALLPLLQLSDSPRIINVSSGAAKLMNFPNGWAKEVLSDAESLTEERIDAVLSEFLEDYKQGLLETKRWPLIFPAYKVSKAALNAYTRTLAKKYPKFCVNCGSPGSVKTDMTFNYGILTIDEGAESIVRLALLPNGGPTGLYFVRKEVTPF, encoded by the exons ATGGCAGAAGCAACAAAGAG GTATGCAGTTGTGACAGGGGCTAACAAAGGGGTTGGATTTGGCACAGTTAAGCAGTTGGTTTCAAATGGGATCATGGTGGTGTTAACTGCTAGAGATGAGAAGAGGGGTCTTGAAGCtcttgaaaaattgaaagagtTTGGCGTCTCCGACCGCGTGGTTTTTCATCAGCTTGATGTAACAAATTCGGCTGACATTGCTTCccttgcagattttgtgaaaacccaATTCGGGAAACTCGATATCTTG GTAAACAATGCAGGAATTAATGGTAGCATAGTAAACCCTGAAAGTTTTAGATCAGCTGTAATTGGTAAG AAGCCTGATGAAATCAATTGGAGTGAAATATCGATGACACCAAACTATGAGTTAGCAGAAGAATGCCTGAAAACAAACTACTATGGTCCCAAAAGTTTGACTGAGGCGCTTTTGCCCCTCCTCCAGCTATCTGATTCGCCAAGAATCATTAATGTTTCTTCCGGTGCTGCTAAGCTAATG AATTTTCCAAATGGCTGGGCTAAAGAGGTACTTAGCGATGCTGAAAGCCTTACAGAAGAGAGAATAGATGCTGTTTTGAGTGAGTTTCTGGAAGACTATAAACAAGGCTTGCTCGAAACCAAAAGATGGCCTCTTATCTTCCCAGCTTATAAAGTATCGAAAGCAGCCCTGAACGCGTACACTAGGACTCTGGCCAAGAAGTATCCAAAATTCTGCGTCAACTGTGGCAGCCCTGGATCAGTCAAAACAGATATGACCTTCAATTATGGCATCTTAACCATTGACGAAGGAGCTGAGAGCATTGTCAGGTTGGCGCTACTCCCCAATGGTGGTCCTACTGGCCTCTACTTTGTTCGGAAAGAAGTGACACCTTTTTGA
- the LOC126617963 gene encoding (+)-neomenthol dehydrogenase-like isoform X2 has translation MAEATKRYAVVTGANKGVGFGTVKQLVSNGIMVVLTARDEKRGLEALEKLKEFGVSDRVVFHQLDVTNSADIASLADFVKTQFGKLDILVNNAGINGSIVNPESFRSAVIGKPDEINWSEISMTPNYELAEECLKTNYYGPKSLTEALLPLLQLSDSPRIINVSSGAAKLMNFPNGWAKEVLSDAESLTEERIDAVLSEFLEDYKQGLLETKRWPLIFPAYKVSKAALNAYTRTLAKKYPKFCVNCGSPGSVKTDMTFNYGILTIDEGAESIVRLALLPNGGPTGLYFVRKEVTPF, from the exons ATGGCAGAAGCAACAAAGAG GTATGCAGTTGTGACAGGGGCTAACAAAGGGGTTGGATTTGGCACAGTTAAGCAGTTGGTTTCAAATGGGATCATGGTGGTGTTAACTGCTAGAGATGAGAAGAGGGGTCTTGAAGCtcttgaaaaattgaaagagtTTGGCGTCTCCGACCGCGTGGTTTTTCATCAGCTTGATGTAACAAATTCGGCTGACATTGCTTCccttgcagattttgtgaaaacccaATTCGGGAAACTCGATATCTTG GTAAACAATGCAGGAATTAATGGTAGCATAGTAAACCCTGAAAGTTTTAGATCAGCTGTAATTGGTAAG CCTGATGAAATCAATTGGAGTGAAATATCGATGACACCAAACTATGAGTTAGCAGAAGAATGCCTGAAAACAAACTACTATGGTCCCAAAAGTTTGACTGAGGCGCTTTTGCCCCTCCTCCAGCTATCTGATTCGCCAAGAATCATTAATGTTTCTTCCGGTGCTGCTAAGCTAATG AATTTTCCAAATGGCTGGGCTAAAGAGGTACTTAGCGATGCTGAAAGCCTTACAGAAGAGAGAATAGATGCTGTTTTGAGTGAGTTTCTGGAAGACTATAAACAAGGCTTGCTCGAAACCAAAAGATGGCCTCTTATCTTCCCAGCTTATAAAGTATCGAAAGCAGCCCTGAACGCGTACACTAGGACTCTGGCCAAGAAGTATCCAAAATTCTGCGTCAACTGTGGCAGCCCTGGATCAGTCAAAACAGATATGACCTTCAATTATGGCATCTTAACCATTGACGAAGGAGCTGAGAGCATTGTCAGGTTGGCGCTACTCCCCAATGGTGGTCCTACTGGCCTCTACTTTGTTCGGAAAGAAGTGACACCTTTTTGA